The following coding sequences are from one Vulpes vulpes isolate BD-2025 chromosome 12, VulVul3, whole genome shotgun sequence window:
- the BCL9L gene encoding B-cell CLL/lymphoma 9-like protein isoform X1, producing the protein MRILANKTRLPHPRRREAPGSPPLSPRGHCPPAPAKPMHPENKLTNHGKTGNGGAQSQHQNVNQGPTCNLGPKGVGAGSHGAKANQISPSNSSLKNPQGGVPPFSSLKGKVKRERSVSVDSGEQREAGTPSLDSEAKEVAPRSKRRCVLERKQPYSGDEWCSGPDSEEDDKPIGATHNCNVADPAMAAPQLGPGQAAQLPLSESSAPGPPHGPPPGLRPDAPGGGGGGVPGKPPSQYVYVFTTHLANTAAEAVLQGRADSILAYHQQNVPRAKLDQAPKVPPTPEPLPLSAPSAGTPQSQPPPLPPPPPPAPGSAPPALPSEGPPEDANQDLTPNSVGAASTGGGTGGTHPNTPTAATANNPLPPGGDPSGAPGPALLGEATPTGNGQRSLVGSEGLSKEQLEHRERSLQTLRDIERLLLRSGETEPFLKGPPGGAGEGGPPAQAPPAPQQPPTAPPSGLKKYEEPLQSMISQTQSLGGPPLEHEVPGHPPGGDMGQQMNMMMQRLGQDSLTPEQVAWRKLQEEYYEEKRRKEEQIGLHGGRPLQDMMGMGGMMVRGPPPPYHSKPGDQWPPGMGAQLRGPMDVQDPMQLRGGPPFPGPRFPGNQMQRVPGFGGMQGMPMEVPMNAMQRPVRPGMGWTEDLPPMGGPGNFAQNAVPYPGGQGEAERFMTPRVREELLRHQLLEKRSMGMQRPLSMAGSAMGQGMEMERMMQAHRQMDPAIFPGQMAGSEGLAGTPMGMEFGGGRGLLSPPMGQSGLREVDPPMGPGNLNMNMNVNMNMNMNLNVQMTPQQQMLMSQKMRGPGDMMGPQGLSPEEMARVRAQNSSSMMGGPQKMLMPSQFPNQGQQGFSGGQGPYQAMPQDMGNTQDMFSPDQSSMPMGSVGTTRLSHMPLPPASNPPGSVHSAPTRGLGRRPSDLTISINQMGSPGMGHLKSPTLSQVHSPLVTSPSANLKSPQTPSQMVPLPSANPPGPLKSPQVLSSSLSVRSPTGSPSRLKSPSMAVPSPGWVASPKTAMPSPGVPQNKQPPLNMNSSTTLGNMEQGALPPSGPRSSSSAPPANPPSGLMNPSLPFTSSPDPTPSQNPLSLMMSQMSKYAMPSSTPLYHNAIKTIATSDDELLPDRPLLPPPPPPQGSGPGISNNQPNQMHLNSAAAQSPMGMNLPGQQPLSHEPPPTMLPSPTPLGSNIPLHPNAQGTGGPPQNSMMLPPGGPDSLNAPCGPVPSSSQMMPFPPRLQQPHGAMAPSGSGGGGPGLQQHYPSGMPLPPEDLPSQPPGPMPPQQHLMGKGMAGRMGDAYPPGVLPGVASVLNDPELSEVIRPTPTGIPEFDLSRIIPSEKPSSTLQYFPKSENQPPKAQPPNLHLMNLQNMMAEQTPSRPPNLPGQQGVQRGLNMSMCHPGQMSLLGRTGVPPQQGMVPHGLHQGVMSPPQGLMTQQNFMLMKQRGVGGEVYSQPPHMLSPQGSLMGPPPQQNLMVSHPLRQRSVSLDSQMGYLPAPGSMANLPF; encoded by the exons ATGAGGATCCTGGCTAACAAGACAAG GTTACCCCACCCCAGGAGGAGAGAAGCTCCAGGGAGCCCGCCGCTGTCCCCGCGCGGCcactgccccccagccccagccaagcCAATGCACCCAGAAAATAAGTTGACCAATCATGGCAAGACAGGGAATGGCGGGGCCCAGTCCCAGCACCAGAATGTGAACCAAGGACCCACCTGCAATCTGGGCCCCAAGGGCGTGGGGGCGGGGAGCCATGGGGCCAAGGCCAACCAGATCTCACCCAGCAACTCAAGTCTGAAGAACCCCCAGGGAGGGGTGCCCCCTTTCAGCTCGCTCAAGGGCAAAGTGAAGAGGGAGCGGAGCGTGTCTGTGGACTCTGGAGAGCAGCGAGAGGCTGGGACCCCATCCCTGGATTCAGAGGCCAAAG AGGTGGCACCCCGGAGTAAGCGGCGTTGTGTGCTGGAGCGGAAGCAGCCATACAGTGGGGACGAATGGTGCTCAGGACCTGACAGCGAGGAAGACGACAAGCCCATTGGGGCCACCCACA ACTGTAATGTAGCAGACCCCGCCATGGCGGCCCCGCAGCTGGGTCCTGGCCAAGCCGCCCAGCTGCCCCTCAGCGAGAGCAGCGCACCAGGACCCCCACATGGGCCGCCGCCGGGCCTTCGGCCTGAcgcccctgggggtgggggcgggggtgtcccCGGAAAGCCTCCCTCACAGTACGTGTATGTCTTCACCACCCACCTGGCCAACAC GGCTGCCGAGGCAGTGCTGCAGGGCCGGGCTGACTCCATCCTTGCCTACCACCAGCAGAATGTGCCCCGGGCCAAGCTGGACCAG GCCCCAAAAGTGCCACCTACCCCAGAACCGTTACCCTTAAGCGCGCCATCAGCAGGCACCCCACAGTCCCAGCCGCCTCcactgccgccgccgccgcccccagcccctggcagcgcGCCACCTGCTCTGCCTTCTGAGGGTCCTCCAGAGGATGCCAATCAGGACCTGACGCCCAACTCGGTGGGAGCTGCCAGTACGGGTGGCGGCACTGGGGGTACCCATCCTAACACCCCTACAGCTGCCACCGCCAACAACCCGCTGCCTCCCGGAGGAGACCCCAGCGGTGCCCCCGGCCCTGCCTTGCTGGGGGAGGCCACCCCCACGGGAAATGGGCAGCGGAGCCTGGTGGGCTCTGAAGGCCTGTCCAAGGAGCAGCTGGAGCATCGGGAGCGTTCCCTCCAGACGCTTCGAGACATTGAGCGGCTATTGCTCCGCAGTGGGGAGACCGAACCCTTCCTCAAGGGACCCCCAGGAGGAGCCGGTGAGGGGGGACCACCAGCACAAGCCCCTCcggccccccagcagccccccacgGCCCCTCCCAGTGGGCTGAAGAAGTACGAGGAGCCCTTGCAGTCTATGATTTCACAGACACAGAGCCTAGGGGGCCCCCCGCTGGAGCACGAAGTGCCTGGGCACCCCCCAGGTGGGGACATGGGGCAGCAGATGAACATGATGATGCAGAGGCTGGGCCAGGACAGCCTGACGCCGGAGCAGGTGGCCTGGCGCAAGCTGCAGGAAGAATACTATGAGGAGAAGCGGCGGAAGGAGGAGCAGATAGGGCTGCATGGGGGCCGCCCTCTGCAGGACATGATGGGCATGGGGGGCATGATGGTGAGGGGACCGCCGCCTCCCTACCACAGCAAGCCTGGGGACCAGTGGCCACCTGGGATGGGTGCACAGCTGCGGGGACCCATGGATGTTCAGGATCCCATGCAGCTCCGGGGCGGGCCTCCTTTTCCTGGCCCCCGTTTCCCAGGCAACCAGATGCAGCGGGTACCTGGATTTGGAGGCATGCAGGGTATGCCCATGGAGGTGCCCATGAACGCCATGCAGAGGCCTGTGAGGCCAGGTATGGGCTGGACCGAAGACCTGCCCCCCATGGGGGGACCTGGCAATTTTGCCCAGAATGCCGTGCCCTACCCAGGCGGGCAGGGTGAAGCAGAGCGATTCATGACCCCCCGGGTCCGGGAGGAGCTGCTGCGTCACCAGCTGCTGGAGAAGCGGTCGATGGGCATGCAGCGTCCCCTGAGCATGGCGGGCAGTGCCATGGGGCAGGGCATGGAGATGGAGCGAATGATGCAGGCACACCGGCAGATGGACCCAGCCATATTCCCTGGGCAGATGGCTGGCAGCGAGGGCCTGGCGGGCACTCCCATGGGCATGGAGTTTGGTGGAGGTCGGGGCCTCCTGAGTCCTCCCATGGGGCAGTCGGGGCTGAGAGAGGTGGACCCGCCCATGGGGCCTGGCAACCTCAACATGAACATGAATGTGAACATGAACATGAACATGAACTTGAACGTCCAGATGACCCCACAGCAGCAGATGCTGATGTCACAGAAGATGCGGGGCCCGGGGGACATGATGGGGCCACAGGGCCTCAGTCCCGAGGAGATGGCCCGGGTGCGGGCCCAGAACAGCAGCAGCATGATGGGCGGCCCACAGAAGATGCTTATGCCCTCGCAGTTTCCCAACCAGGGCCAGCAGGGATTCTCTGGGGGCCAGGGGCCCTACCAAGCCATGCCCCAGGACATGGGCAATACTCAAGACATGTTCAGTCCCGACCAGAGCTCAATGCCCATGGGCAGTGTGGGCACCACCCGGCTCAGCCACATGCCCCTGCCCCCCGCGTCCAATCCTCCTGGGTCTGTGCATTCAGCTCCCACGCGGGGGCTGGGAAGACGGCCTTCAGACCTCACCATCAGTATTAATCAGATGGGCTCACCGGGCATGGGGCACCTGAAGTCGCCCACCCTTAGCCAGGTGCATTCGCCCCTGGTCACCTCGCCCTCCGCCAACCTCAAGTCACCCCAGACTCCCTCACAGATGGTGCCCTTGCCTTCGGCCAACCCGCCGGGACCTCTCAAGTCGCCACAGGTCCTCAGCTCCTCCCTTAGCGTCCGTTCGCCCACTGGCTCTCCCAGCAGGCTCAAGTCCCCCTCCATGGCGGTGCCTTCTCCTGGCTGGGTCGCCTCGCCCAAGACAGCCATGCCCAGCCCCGGGGTCCCCCAGAACAAGCAGCCGCCTCTCAACATGAACTCTTCCACCACCCTGGGCAACATGGAACAGG GTGCTCTCCCGCCTAGCGGCCCCCGGAGCAGCTCCTCAGCGCCTCCCGCCAACCCTCCCAGCGGCCTCATGAACCCCAGCCTGCCATTCACTTCCTCCCCAGACCCCACGCCTTCCCAGAACCCCCTGTCATTGATGATGTCCCAGATGTCCAAGTACGCCATGCCCAGCTCCACCCCGCTCTACCACAATGCCATCAAGACCATCGCCACCTCCGACGACGAGCTGCTGCCCGACcggcccctgctcccccctccacCACCGCCGCAGGGCTCTGGGCCAG GGATCAGCAATAACCAGCCCAACCAGATGCACCTGAATTCAGCTGCTGCCCAGAGCCCCATGGGCATGAACCTGCCAGGCCAGCAGCCCCTGTCCCATGAACCCCCGCCTACTATGTTGCCCTCCCCTACCCCTCTGGGGTCCAACATTCCACTGCACCCCAATGCACAGGGGACAGGAGGGCCCCCTCAAAACTCGATGATGCTGCCTCCAGGGGGCCCAGACTCCCTGAATGCCCCCTGTGGCCCTGTGCCCAGCTCCTCACAGATGATGCCCTTCCCCCCTCGGCTGCAACAGCCCCATGGTGCCATGGCCCCCAgtgggagtgggggcgggggaccCGGCCTGCAGCAGCACTACCCTTCGGGcatgcccctgcccccagaggaCCTGCCCAGCCAGCCGCCGGGTCCCATGCCCCCTCAGCAGCACCTGATGGGCAAAGGCATGGCTGGGCGCATGGGTGACGCCTACCCACCGGGCGTGCTCCCTGGGGTGGCATCTGTGCTGAACGACCCCGAGCTGAGCGAGGTGATCCGGCCCACCCCGACGGGGATCCCTGAGTTCGACTTATCGAGGATCATCCCCTCTGAGAAGCCAAGCAGCACCCTCCAATACTTCCCCAAGAGCGAGAACCAGCCCCCCAAGGCCCAACCCCCCAATCTGCATCTCATGAACCTGCAGAACATGATGGCGGAGCAGACCCCCTCACGGCCCCCCAACCTCCCGGGCCAGCAGGGCGTCCAGCGGGGTCTCAACATGTCCATGTGCCACCCCGGACAGATGTCCTTGCTGGGCAGGACAGGTGTGCCCCCACAGCAGGGCATGGTGCCCCACGGCCTGCACCAGGGGGTCATGTCCCCTCCACAAGGTCTCATGACCCAGCAGAATTTCATGTTGATGAAGCAACGGGGTGTGGGGGGTGAGGTCTACAGCCAGcccccccacatgctctccccACAGGGCTCCCTCAtgggccccccgccccagcagAACCTCATGGTGTCCCACCCGCTGCGGCAGCGCAGCGTGTCTCTGGACAGCCAGATGGGCTACCTCCCGGCGCCGGGCAGCATGGCCAACCTGCCCTTCTAG
- the BCL9L gene encoding B-cell CLL/lymphoma 9-like protein isoform X2 → MHPENKLTNHGKTGNGGAQSQHQNVNQGPTCNLGPKGVGAGSHGAKANQISPSNSSLKNPQGGVPPFSSLKGKVKRERSVSVDSGEQREAGTPSLDSEAKEVAPRSKRRCVLERKQPYSGDEWCSGPDSEEDDKPIGATHNCNVADPAMAAPQLGPGQAAQLPLSESSAPGPPHGPPPGLRPDAPGGGGGGVPGKPPSQYVYVFTTHLANTAAEAVLQGRADSILAYHQQNVPRAKLDQAPKVPPTPEPLPLSAPSAGTPQSQPPPLPPPPPPAPGSAPPALPSEGPPEDANQDLTPNSVGAASTGGGTGGTHPNTPTAATANNPLPPGGDPSGAPGPALLGEATPTGNGQRSLVGSEGLSKEQLEHRERSLQTLRDIERLLLRSGETEPFLKGPPGGAGEGGPPAQAPPAPQQPPTAPPSGLKKYEEPLQSMISQTQSLGGPPLEHEVPGHPPGGDMGQQMNMMMQRLGQDSLTPEQVAWRKLQEEYYEEKRRKEEQIGLHGGRPLQDMMGMGGMMVRGPPPPYHSKPGDQWPPGMGAQLRGPMDVQDPMQLRGGPPFPGPRFPGNQMQRVPGFGGMQGMPMEVPMNAMQRPVRPGMGWTEDLPPMGGPGNFAQNAVPYPGGQGEAERFMTPRVREELLRHQLLEKRSMGMQRPLSMAGSAMGQGMEMERMMQAHRQMDPAIFPGQMAGSEGLAGTPMGMEFGGGRGLLSPPMGQSGLREVDPPMGPGNLNMNMNVNMNMNMNLNVQMTPQQQMLMSQKMRGPGDMMGPQGLSPEEMARVRAQNSSSMMGGPQKMLMPSQFPNQGQQGFSGGQGPYQAMPQDMGNTQDMFSPDQSSMPMGSVGTTRLSHMPLPPASNPPGSVHSAPTRGLGRRPSDLTISINQMGSPGMGHLKSPTLSQVHSPLVTSPSANLKSPQTPSQMVPLPSANPPGPLKSPQVLSSSLSVRSPTGSPSRLKSPSMAVPSPGWVASPKTAMPSPGVPQNKQPPLNMNSSTTLGNMEQGALPPSGPRSSSSAPPANPPSGLMNPSLPFTSSPDPTPSQNPLSLMMSQMSKYAMPSSTPLYHNAIKTIATSDDELLPDRPLLPPPPPPQGSGPGISNNQPNQMHLNSAAAQSPMGMNLPGQQPLSHEPPPTMLPSPTPLGSNIPLHPNAQGTGGPPQNSMMLPPGGPDSLNAPCGPVPSSSQMMPFPPRLQQPHGAMAPSGSGGGGPGLQQHYPSGMPLPPEDLPSQPPGPMPPQQHLMGKGMAGRMGDAYPPGVLPGVASVLNDPELSEVIRPTPTGIPEFDLSRIIPSEKPSSTLQYFPKSENQPPKAQPPNLHLMNLQNMMAEQTPSRPPNLPGQQGVQRGLNMSMCHPGQMSLLGRTGVPPQQGMVPHGLHQGVMSPPQGLMTQQNFMLMKQRGVGGEVYSQPPHMLSPQGSLMGPPPQQNLMVSHPLRQRSVSLDSQMGYLPAPGSMANLPF, encoded by the exons ATGCACCCAGAAAATAAGTTGACCAATCATGGCAAGACAGGGAATGGCGGGGCCCAGTCCCAGCACCAGAATGTGAACCAAGGACCCACCTGCAATCTGGGCCCCAAGGGCGTGGGGGCGGGGAGCCATGGGGCCAAGGCCAACCAGATCTCACCCAGCAACTCAAGTCTGAAGAACCCCCAGGGAGGGGTGCCCCCTTTCAGCTCGCTCAAGGGCAAAGTGAAGAGGGAGCGGAGCGTGTCTGTGGACTCTGGAGAGCAGCGAGAGGCTGGGACCCCATCCCTGGATTCAGAGGCCAAAG AGGTGGCACCCCGGAGTAAGCGGCGTTGTGTGCTGGAGCGGAAGCAGCCATACAGTGGGGACGAATGGTGCTCAGGACCTGACAGCGAGGAAGACGACAAGCCCATTGGGGCCACCCACA ACTGTAATGTAGCAGACCCCGCCATGGCGGCCCCGCAGCTGGGTCCTGGCCAAGCCGCCCAGCTGCCCCTCAGCGAGAGCAGCGCACCAGGACCCCCACATGGGCCGCCGCCGGGCCTTCGGCCTGAcgcccctgggggtgggggcgggggtgtcccCGGAAAGCCTCCCTCACAGTACGTGTATGTCTTCACCACCCACCTGGCCAACAC GGCTGCCGAGGCAGTGCTGCAGGGCCGGGCTGACTCCATCCTTGCCTACCACCAGCAGAATGTGCCCCGGGCCAAGCTGGACCAG GCCCCAAAAGTGCCACCTACCCCAGAACCGTTACCCTTAAGCGCGCCATCAGCAGGCACCCCACAGTCCCAGCCGCCTCcactgccgccgccgccgcccccagcccctggcagcgcGCCACCTGCTCTGCCTTCTGAGGGTCCTCCAGAGGATGCCAATCAGGACCTGACGCCCAACTCGGTGGGAGCTGCCAGTACGGGTGGCGGCACTGGGGGTACCCATCCTAACACCCCTACAGCTGCCACCGCCAACAACCCGCTGCCTCCCGGAGGAGACCCCAGCGGTGCCCCCGGCCCTGCCTTGCTGGGGGAGGCCACCCCCACGGGAAATGGGCAGCGGAGCCTGGTGGGCTCTGAAGGCCTGTCCAAGGAGCAGCTGGAGCATCGGGAGCGTTCCCTCCAGACGCTTCGAGACATTGAGCGGCTATTGCTCCGCAGTGGGGAGACCGAACCCTTCCTCAAGGGACCCCCAGGAGGAGCCGGTGAGGGGGGACCACCAGCACAAGCCCCTCcggccccccagcagccccccacgGCCCCTCCCAGTGGGCTGAAGAAGTACGAGGAGCCCTTGCAGTCTATGATTTCACAGACACAGAGCCTAGGGGGCCCCCCGCTGGAGCACGAAGTGCCTGGGCACCCCCCAGGTGGGGACATGGGGCAGCAGATGAACATGATGATGCAGAGGCTGGGCCAGGACAGCCTGACGCCGGAGCAGGTGGCCTGGCGCAAGCTGCAGGAAGAATACTATGAGGAGAAGCGGCGGAAGGAGGAGCAGATAGGGCTGCATGGGGGCCGCCCTCTGCAGGACATGATGGGCATGGGGGGCATGATGGTGAGGGGACCGCCGCCTCCCTACCACAGCAAGCCTGGGGACCAGTGGCCACCTGGGATGGGTGCACAGCTGCGGGGACCCATGGATGTTCAGGATCCCATGCAGCTCCGGGGCGGGCCTCCTTTTCCTGGCCCCCGTTTCCCAGGCAACCAGATGCAGCGGGTACCTGGATTTGGAGGCATGCAGGGTATGCCCATGGAGGTGCCCATGAACGCCATGCAGAGGCCTGTGAGGCCAGGTATGGGCTGGACCGAAGACCTGCCCCCCATGGGGGGACCTGGCAATTTTGCCCAGAATGCCGTGCCCTACCCAGGCGGGCAGGGTGAAGCAGAGCGATTCATGACCCCCCGGGTCCGGGAGGAGCTGCTGCGTCACCAGCTGCTGGAGAAGCGGTCGATGGGCATGCAGCGTCCCCTGAGCATGGCGGGCAGTGCCATGGGGCAGGGCATGGAGATGGAGCGAATGATGCAGGCACACCGGCAGATGGACCCAGCCATATTCCCTGGGCAGATGGCTGGCAGCGAGGGCCTGGCGGGCACTCCCATGGGCATGGAGTTTGGTGGAGGTCGGGGCCTCCTGAGTCCTCCCATGGGGCAGTCGGGGCTGAGAGAGGTGGACCCGCCCATGGGGCCTGGCAACCTCAACATGAACATGAATGTGAACATGAACATGAACATGAACTTGAACGTCCAGATGACCCCACAGCAGCAGATGCTGATGTCACAGAAGATGCGGGGCCCGGGGGACATGATGGGGCCACAGGGCCTCAGTCCCGAGGAGATGGCCCGGGTGCGGGCCCAGAACAGCAGCAGCATGATGGGCGGCCCACAGAAGATGCTTATGCCCTCGCAGTTTCCCAACCAGGGCCAGCAGGGATTCTCTGGGGGCCAGGGGCCCTACCAAGCCATGCCCCAGGACATGGGCAATACTCAAGACATGTTCAGTCCCGACCAGAGCTCAATGCCCATGGGCAGTGTGGGCACCACCCGGCTCAGCCACATGCCCCTGCCCCCCGCGTCCAATCCTCCTGGGTCTGTGCATTCAGCTCCCACGCGGGGGCTGGGAAGACGGCCTTCAGACCTCACCATCAGTATTAATCAGATGGGCTCACCGGGCATGGGGCACCTGAAGTCGCCCACCCTTAGCCAGGTGCATTCGCCCCTGGTCACCTCGCCCTCCGCCAACCTCAAGTCACCCCAGACTCCCTCACAGATGGTGCCCTTGCCTTCGGCCAACCCGCCGGGACCTCTCAAGTCGCCACAGGTCCTCAGCTCCTCCCTTAGCGTCCGTTCGCCCACTGGCTCTCCCAGCAGGCTCAAGTCCCCCTCCATGGCGGTGCCTTCTCCTGGCTGGGTCGCCTCGCCCAAGACAGCCATGCCCAGCCCCGGGGTCCCCCAGAACAAGCAGCCGCCTCTCAACATGAACTCTTCCACCACCCTGGGCAACATGGAACAGG GTGCTCTCCCGCCTAGCGGCCCCCGGAGCAGCTCCTCAGCGCCTCCCGCCAACCCTCCCAGCGGCCTCATGAACCCCAGCCTGCCATTCACTTCCTCCCCAGACCCCACGCCTTCCCAGAACCCCCTGTCATTGATGATGTCCCAGATGTCCAAGTACGCCATGCCCAGCTCCACCCCGCTCTACCACAATGCCATCAAGACCATCGCCACCTCCGACGACGAGCTGCTGCCCGACcggcccctgctcccccctccacCACCGCCGCAGGGCTCTGGGCCAG GGATCAGCAATAACCAGCCCAACCAGATGCACCTGAATTCAGCTGCTGCCCAGAGCCCCATGGGCATGAACCTGCCAGGCCAGCAGCCCCTGTCCCATGAACCCCCGCCTACTATGTTGCCCTCCCCTACCCCTCTGGGGTCCAACATTCCACTGCACCCCAATGCACAGGGGACAGGAGGGCCCCCTCAAAACTCGATGATGCTGCCTCCAGGGGGCCCAGACTCCCTGAATGCCCCCTGTGGCCCTGTGCCCAGCTCCTCACAGATGATGCCCTTCCCCCCTCGGCTGCAACAGCCCCATGGTGCCATGGCCCCCAgtgggagtgggggcgggggaccCGGCCTGCAGCAGCACTACCCTTCGGGcatgcccctgcccccagaggaCCTGCCCAGCCAGCCGCCGGGTCCCATGCCCCCTCAGCAGCACCTGATGGGCAAAGGCATGGCTGGGCGCATGGGTGACGCCTACCCACCGGGCGTGCTCCCTGGGGTGGCATCTGTGCTGAACGACCCCGAGCTGAGCGAGGTGATCCGGCCCACCCCGACGGGGATCCCTGAGTTCGACTTATCGAGGATCATCCCCTCTGAGAAGCCAAGCAGCACCCTCCAATACTTCCCCAAGAGCGAGAACCAGCCCCCCAAGGCCCAACCCCCCAATCTGCATCTCATGAACCTGCAGAACATGATGGCGGAGCAGACCCCCTCACGGCCCCCCAACCTCCCGGGCCAGCAGGGCGTCCAGCGGGGTCTCAACATGTCCATGTGCCACCCCGGACAGATGTCCTTGCTGGGCAGGACAGGTGTGCCCCCACAGCAGGGCATGGTGCCCCACGGCCTGCACCAGGGGGTCATGTCCCCTCCACAAGGTCTCATGACCCAGCAGAATTTCATGTTGATGAAGCAACGGGGTGTGGGGGGTGAGGTCTACAGCCAGcccccccacatgctctccccACAGGGCTCCCTCAtgggccccccgccccagcagAACCTCATGGTGTCCCACCCGCTGCGGCAGCGCAGCGTGTCTCTGGACAGCCAGATGGGCTACCTCCCGGCGCCGGGCAGCATGGCCAACCTGCCCTTCTAG
- the CXCR5 gene encoding C-X-C chemokine receptor type 5, translating into MNYPLTLDMDLMNYNLEDMYKELGNYSDSTESPVVENHLCSMVEGPLLASFKAVFMPVAYGFIFLLGMMGNILVLVILERHRQTRSSTETFLFHLAVADLLLVFILPFAVVEGSLGWLLGTFLCKTVIALHKVNFYCSSLLLACIAVDRYLAIVHAVHAYRHRRLLSIHITCATIWLVSCLFALPEILFAKVSQPHHNDSLPRCTFSQENRAETNAWFTSRFLYHLGGFLLPMLVMGWCYIGVVHRLCQAQRRPQRQKAVRVAILVTSVFFLCWSPYHVVIFLDTLVRLKTVGYGCELNGYLSVAITMSEFLGLAHCCLNPMLYTFAGVKFRSDLSRLLTKLGCAGPASLCQLLPSWRKSSLSESENATSLTTF; encoded by the exons ATGAACTACCCCCTAACCTTGGACATGGACCTTATGAACTACAATCTGGAGGACATG TACAAGGAACTAGGCAACTACAGCGACAGCACCGAGAGCCCTGTGGTGGAAAATCACCTCTGCTCCATGGTGGAGGggcccctcctggcctccttcAAGGCTGTGTTCATGCCAGTGGCCTATGGCTTCATCTTCCTCCTGGGTATGATGGGCAACATCCTGGTGCTGGTGATCCTGGAGCGGCATCGGCAGACACGCAGCTCCACGGAGACCTTCCTGTTCCACCTGGCGGTGGCCGACCTCCTACTGGTCTTCATCCTGCCTTTTGCTGTGGTCGAGGGTTCCTTGGGCTGGCTCCTGGGCACTTTCCTCTGCAAAACTGTGATCGCTCTGCACAAGGTCAACTTCTACTGCAGCAGCCTACTCCTGGCCTGCATCGCCGTGGACCGCTACCTGGCCATCGTCCACGCCGTCCACGCCTACCGCCACCGCCGCCTCCTCTCCATCCACATCACCTGTGCCACCATCTGGCTGGTGAGCTGCCTCTTTGCCTTGCCGGAGATCCTCTTCGCCAAAGTCAGCCAACCCCATCACAACGACTCTCTGCCGCGCTGCACCTTCTCCCAGGAGAACCGGGCTGAAACCAATGCCTGGTTCACCTCCCGCTTCCTCTACCATCTGGGAGGATTCCTGCTGCCGATGCTGGTGATGGGTTGGTGCTACATAGGGGTGGTGCACAGGCTGTGCCAGGCCCAGCGGCGCCCTCAGAGGCAGAAGGCAGTCAGGGTGGCCATCCTGGTGACGAGCGTCTTCTTTCTGTGTTGGTCACCCTACCACGTTGTCATCTTCCTGGACACTCTGGTGAGGCTGAAGACCGTGGGCTATGGCTGTGAGCTGAATGGCTACCTCTCTGTGGCCATCACCATGAGTGAGTTCCTGGGCCTGGCCCACTGCTGTCTCAATCCCATGCTCTACACCTTCGCAGGCGTGAAGTTCCGTAGTGACCTGTCTCGCCTTCTGACCAAGCTGGGCTGTGCTGGCCCTGCGTCCCTTTGCCAGTTACTCCCTAGTTGGCGCAAGAGCAGTCTCTCCGAGTCAGAGAATGCCACCTCCCTCACCACCTTCTAG